A stretch of Rhinopithecus roxellana isolate Shanxi Qingling chromosome 12, ASM756505v1, whole genome shotgun sequence DNA encodes these proteins:
- the KLK13 gene encoding kallikrein-13 isoform X1, which produces MWPLALVIASLTVALSGGISQESSKVLNTNGTSGFLPGGYTCFPHSQPWQAALLVQGRLLCGGVLVHPKWVLTAAHCLKEGLKVYLGKHALGRVEAGEQVREVVYSIPHPEYRRSPTHLNHDHDIMLLELQSPVQLTGYIQTLSLSHNNRLTPGTTCRVSGWGTTTSPQVNYPKTLQCANIQLRSDEECRQVYPGKITDNMLCAGTKEGGKDSCEGDSGGPLVCNRTLYGIISWGDFPCGQPDRPGVYTRVSRYILWIRETIRKYETQQQKWLKGPQ; this is translated from the exons GTATCTCCCAGGAGTCTTCCAAGGTTCTCAACACCAATGGGACCAGTGGGTTTCTCCCAGGTGGCTACACCTGCTTTCCCCACTCTCAGCCCTGGCAGGCAGCCCTACTAGTGCAAGGGCGGCTACTCTGTGGGGGAGTCCTGGTCCACCCCAAATGGGTCCTCACTGCCGCACACTGTCTGAAGGA GGGGCTCAAAGTTTACCTAGGCAAGCATGCCCTAGGGCGTGTGGAAGCTGGTGAGCAGGTGAGGGAAGTTGTCTACTCTATCCCCCACCCTGAATACCGGAGAAGCCCCACCCACCTGAACCACGACCATGACATCATGCTTCTGGAGCTGCAGTCCCCGGTCCAGCTCACAGGCTACATCCAAACCCTGTCCCTTTCCCACAACAACCGCCTAACCCCTGGCACCACCTGTCGGGTGTCTGGCTGGGGCACCACCACCAGTCCCCAGG TGAATTACCCCAAAACTCTACAATGTGCCAACATCCAACTTCGCTCAGATGAGGAGTGTCGTCAAGTCTACCCAGGAAAGATCACTGACAACATGTTGTGTGCTGGCACCAAAGAGGGTGGCAAAGACTCCTGTGAG ggtgactctgggggccccctGGTCTGTAACAGAACACTGTATGGCATCATCTCCTGGGGAGACTTCCCATGTGGGCAGCCTGACCGGCCTGGTGTCTACACCCGTGTCTCAAGATATATCCTGTGGATCCGTGAAACAATCCGAAAATATGAAACCCAGCAGCAAAAATGGCTGAAGGGCCCACAATAA